A single Candidatus Neomarinimicrobiota bacterium DNA region contains:
- a CDS encoding cell division protein FtsL, with protein sequence MAGVRRQVQSPARRRSRHSSGPSFAVFFFWTFFLVSAAIAYLWIYNQTDVIAADLGEKQQLILELENTNRELQVSIDQLAQIDRITRIARTQLEMVVPPAESLIVYLSEANP encoded by the coding sequence ATGGCTGGGGTACGCCGCCAGGTTCAGTCTCCTGCCCGTAGACGATCACGCCACAGCTCCGGTCCCTCTTTTGCAGTCTTTTTCTTCTGGACCTTCTTTCTGGTCAGCGCAGCCATCGCTTACCTCTGGATCTATAATCAGACTGACGTAATAGCGGCGGACTTAGGGGAAAAGCAACAGTTGATCCTGGAATTGGAGAACACTAACCGTGAGCTGCAAGTATCGATTGATCAGCTGGCGCAGATCGACCGGATCACCAGGATCGCCCGCACCCAGCTGGAGATGGTCGTCCCCCCCGCTGAATCACTGATCGTGTATCTATCAGAGGCCAACCCGTGA